A genomic segment from Aegilops tauschii subsp. strangulata cultivar AL8/78 chromosome 1, Aet v6.0, whole genome shotgun sequence encodes:
- the LOC109757876 gene encoding lipase isoform X2 encodes MERRRWLQAAVLMCLLLLCSGRELKNKRQAPAYNSTLAKTLAEYTSAVYTNDLSQLFTWTCEKCGDLTEGFEVIDLIIDVKNCLEAYVGFASDMSAVVVAFRGTQENSIQNWIEDLFWKQLDFDYPGMTEAKVHSGFYSAYHNTTLRDGVINGIQKTREAYGNIPIMVTGHSMGGAMASFCALDLIVNYGLEDVTLLTFGQPRIGNAVFASHFKKYLPNAIRVTNAHDIVPHLPPYYQYFPQKTYHHFPREVWVHNIGLDSLVYPIEQICDDSGEDPTCSRSVSGNSVQDHIHYLGISMHSESRGSCRIVTDDNMLRHKVDTVDGAIVFSKQPGLSVDQLLSTQ; translated from the exons AACTCAAGAACAAAAGACAAGCGCCAGCATATAATTCCACTCTCGCCAAGACGCTTGCAGAGTATACTTCAGCA GTTTATACTAATGACCTGTCACAGTTATTCACCTGGACCTGTGAAAAATGTGGTGACTTAACAGAG GGCTTCGAGGTGATCGACCTGATTATTGATGTGAAAAATTGCTTGGAG GCATATGTCGGTTTTGCAAGTGACATGAGTGCTGTTGTTGTTGCATTCAGAGGGACTCAGGAGAACAG CATCCAGAATTGGATTGAGGACTTATTTTGGAAACAACTTGATTTTGACTATCCAGGCATGACTGAAGCAAAG GTGCACAGTGGGTTTTATTCTGCATATCATAATACAACATTGCGTGATGGAGTCATCAATGGCATCCAGAAGACCAGGGAAGCATATGGCAATATTCCCATCATGGTGACTGGACATTCCATGGGAGGGGCCATGGCTTCGTTTTGTGCCCTTGATCTTATT GTCAACTATGGGTTAGAGGACGTGACCCTGCTGACATTTGGGCAACCTCGGATTGGTAATGCTGTGTTTGCTTCCCACTTTAAGAAATACTTGCCAAACGCAATTCGAGTTACCAACGCACATGATATTGTGCCTCATCTACCCCCGTACTACCAGTACTTCCCACAGAAAACCTACCATCATTTCCCACGAGAG GTTTGGGTTCATAATATTGGACTCGATAGCCTAGTATACCCAATCGAGCAAATCTGTGACGATTCTGGTGAAGACCCCACTTGCAGCAG GTCCGTGAGTGGAAATAGCGTGCAAGACCATATCCACTATCTTGGCATCAGCATGCATTCCGAGTCGCGGGGATCATGCAGGATCGTCACGGATGACAATATGCTCAGGCACAAAGTTGACACTGTAGACGGTGCTATTGTCTTCTCGAAGCAGCCTGGTTTATCAGTTGATCAGCTACTCAGTACACAGTAA
- the LOC109757876 gene encoding lipase isoform X1 yields MERRRWLQAAVLMCLLLLCSGRELKNKRQAPAYNSTLAKTLAEYTSAVYTNDLSQLFTWTCEKCGDLTEGFEVIDLIIDVKNCLEVIPSIHGLSFLPLIYSSFTLMLIVLMSQAYVGFASDMSAVVVAFRGTQENSIQNWIEDLFWKQLDFDYPGMTEAKVHSGFYSAYHNTTLRDGVINGIQKTREAYGNIPIMVTGHSMGGAMASFCALDLIVNYGLEDVTLLTFGQPRIGNAVFASHFKKYLPNAIRVTNAHDIVPHLPPYYQYFPQKTYHHFPREVWVHNIGLDSLVYPIEQICDDSGEDPTCSRSVSGNSVQDHIHYLGISMHSESRGSCRIVTDDNMLRHKVDTVDGAIVFSKQPGLSVDQLLSTQ; encoded by the exons AACTCAAGAACAAAAGACAAGCGCCAGCATATAATTCCACTCTCGCCAAGACGCTTGCAGAGTATACTTCAGCA GTTTATACTAATGACCTGTCACAGTTATTCACCTGGACCTGTGAAAAATGTGGTGACTTAACAGAG GGCTTCGAGGTGATCGACCTGATTATTGATGTGAAAAATTGCTTGGAGGTTATTCCCTCTATCCATGGTCTTTCTTTTTTACCTTTAATATACTCTTCTTTCACATTGATGTTGATAGTTTTGATGAGCCAGGCATATGTCGGTTTTGCAAGTGACATGAGTGCTGTTGTTGTTGCATTCAGAGGGACTCAGGAGAACAG CATCCAGAATTGGATTGAGGACTTATTTTGGAAACAACTTGATTTTGACTATCCAGGCATGACTGAAGCAAAG GTGCACAGTGGGTTTTATTCTGCATATCATAATACAACATTGCGTGATGGAGTCATCAATGGCATCCAGAAGACCAGGGAAGCATATGGCAATATTCCCATCATGGTGACTGGACATTCCATGGGAGGGGCCATGGCTTCGTTTTGTGCCCTTGATCTTATT GTCAACTATGGGTTAGAGGACGTGACCCTGCTGACATTTGGGCAACCTCGGATTGGTAATGCTGTGTTTGCTTCCCACTTTAAGAAATACTTGCCAAACGCAATTCGAGTTACCAACGCACATGATATTGTGCCTCATCTACCCCCGTACTACCAGTACTTCCCACAGAAAACCTACCATCATTTCCCACGAGAG GTTTGGGTTCATAATATTGGACTCGATAGCCTAGTATACCCAATCGAGCAAATCTGTGACGATTCTGGTGAAGACCCCACTTGCAGCAG GTCCGTGAGTGGAAATAGCGTGCAAGACCATATCCACTATCTTGGCATCAGCATGCATTCCGAGTCGCGGGGATCATGCAGGATCGTCACGGATGACAATATGCTCAGGCACAAAGTTGACACTGTAGACGGTGCTATTGTCTTCTCGAAGCAGCCTGGTTTATCAGTTGATCAGCTACTCAGTACACAGTAA